A genomic window from Sorex araneus isolate mSorAra2 chromosome 2, mSorAra2.pri, whole genome shotgun sequence includes:
- the LOC129401945 gene encoding class I histocompatibility antigen, Gogo-B*0101 alpha chain-like — protein MWVTRPLLLLLSGVLALTQTRAGPHSLRYFEIAMSRPGGESRYIQVGYVDDTQFVRFDSDSASPRMEPRAPWVEQEGPEYWEGQTRIAKDTAQTFRGNLNTALRYYNQSEADSHTVQRMYGCDVGSDGRLLRGYEQSAYDGADYIALNEDLRSWTAAAGTQAWRTQRKWEQGGLAEYHRNYLENICVPWLLRYLEHGKDTLLRAEPPKRHITHHPFSDQEVTLRCWALGFYPADITLTWQCDGEDLTQDTELVETRPSGDGTFQKWAAVLVPSGEEQRYTCRVQHQGLPEPVTLRWEPPSQPTILTVGIIVGLAVLGPVVTGAVVAAVISRRKRSGGKG, from the exons ATGTGGGTCACGCGACCCCTACTGCTGCTGCTCTCGGGGGTCCTGGCCCTGACCCAGACCCGGGCGG gcccccactccctgcggtATTTCGAAATCGCTATgtcccggcccggcggggagTCCCGCTACATCCAAGTCGGCTACGTGGACGACACGCAGTTCGTGCGCTTCGACAGCGACTCGGCGAGTCCGAGGATGGAGCCGCGGGCGCcgtgggtggagcaggagggacccgagtacTGGGAGGGGCAGACGCGGATCGCCAAGGACACCGCACAGACTTTCCGAGGGAACCTGAACACCGCGCTCCGCTACTACAACCAGAGCGAGGCGG ACTCTCACACCGTCCAGAGGATGTACGGCTGTGACGTGGGGTCCGACGGGCGCCTCCTGCGCGGGTACGAACAATCTGCCTACGACGGCGCCGACTACATCGCCCTGAACGAGGACCTGCGctcctggacggcggcggcgggcacgcaggcttggagaacccagcgcaAGTGGGAGCAGGGGGGTTTGGCTGAGTACCACAGGAACTACCTGGAGAACATCTGCGTGCCTTGGCTCCTCAGATACCTGGAGCACGGGAAGGACACGCTGCTGCGTGCAG AACCCCCCAAAAGAcacatcacccaccaccccttctctgaccaggaggtcaccctgaggtgctgggccctgggcttctaccctgccgACATCACCCTGACATGGCAGTGTGATGGGGAGGAcctgacccaggacacagagctggtggagaccaggccttcaggggatggaaccttccagaagtgggcggctgtgctggtgccttctggagaggagcagagatacacgtgccgtgtgcagcaccaggggctgccggagcctgtcaccctgagatggg agcccccttctcagcccaccatCCTCACTGTCGGCATCATTGTCGGCCTGGCTGTCCTCGGGCCTGTGGTCACtggagctgtggtggcagctgtgatcaGCAGGAGGAAGCGCTCAG GTGGGAAAGGATGA